Proteins co-encoded in one Astatotilapia calliptera chromosome 18, fAstCal1.2, whole genome shotgun sequence genomic window:
- the LOC113010265 gene encoding zinc finger protein 664-like, with the protein MEPVPAAPAEEFAGIQVKTEPEGDVEIRSYPILRKLSVKLSDCRVWLEGRDFLSLGDHPELSERRQRQQQATNTGRKMVYCHECNKGFYKKSHLEAHLRVHRGQKPNECWQCGKTYPTLMSLVVHQQVHDRTAPYQCSYCDKTFALKRDWKTHHRTHSGTKPFKCWFCGDGFGEQDELSEHLELHSGEKCYHCTVCDKMFISYQGFNFHRKSHKSRKLLPCPKCNKTFSNPQSLKLHQVTHSNRKPHKCPTCGKAFKLLSGMRCHQRTHEDLKAYHCTECGKCFSSLQGLKLHDRTHTGLKPYKCSECGKRFTQSPHLKAHMVTHTGERPFLCTTCGKRFTQSSHLRSHITLFHVGEKPFTCNDCGKSFTIAHYLKVHRRTHTKEKLYQCSYCQKSFSYHNSWRAHERIHTGERPFTCQDCGQSFITSGSLVSHQRSKHTGEKSHYCITCGEFFFTSSMLRVHQLDHTGERPHVCSCGKTFKTRGVLRYHLKRFTDHRPAE; encoded by the exons ATGGAGCCCGTCCCCGCTGCACCG GCTGAGGAGTTCGCCGGCATTCAGGTGAAAACGGAGCCGGAGGGCGACGTGGAGATCCGCTCGTACCCGATCCTCAGGAAGTTGTCAGTCAAGCTGAGTGACTGCAGGGTGTGGCTGGAGGGGCGGGACTTCCTGTCTTTGG GTGATCACCCCGAGCTCAGCGAACGgaggcagcggcagcagcaggcCACCAACACGGGCAGGAAGATGGTGTATTGCCACGAGTGTAACAAGGGCTTCTACAAGAAGTCCCACCTGGAGGCTCACCTGCGGGTCCACCGGGGCCAGAAGCCCAACGAGTGCTGGCAGTGCGGCAAGACCTACCCGACCCTGATGAGCCTGGTTGTCCATCAGCAGGTCCACGACCGCACGGCGCCCTACCAGTGCTCCTACTGCGACAAGACCTTTGCTCTGAAGAGGGACTGGAAGACCCACCACCGGACGCACTCTGGCACCAAACCCTTTAAGTGCTGGTTCTGCGGGGACGGCTTTGGAGAGCAGGACGAGCTCAGCGAGCACCTGGAGCTTCACAGCGGCGAGAAGTGCTACCACTGCACCGTCTGTGATAAGATGTTCATATCCTACCAGGGCTTCAACTTCCACCGCAAGTCCCACAAGAGCCGGAAGCTGCTGCCATGCCCCAAGTGCAACAAGACCTTCAGCAACCCTCAGAGCCTGAAGCTGCACCAGGTGACCCACTCCAACAGGAAACCGCACAAGTGCCCCACCTGCGGCAAAGCCTTCAAGCTGCTGAGCGGCATGCGATGCCACCAGCGCACCCACGAGGATCTGAAGGCCTACCACTGCACTGAGTGCGGCAAGTGCTTCTCCAGCCTGCAGGGCTTGAAGCTGCACGACCGCACGCACACCGGACTCAAGCCCTACAAGTGCTCCGAGTGCGGCAAGCGGTTCACGCAGTCGCCCCATCTCAAGGCGCACATGGTGACCCACACCGGTGAGCGGCCCTTCCTCTGCACCACCTGTGGGAAACGGTTCACGCAGTCATCCCACCTGAGGTCCCACATCACGCTGTTCCACGTGGGCGAGAAGCCGTTCACCTGCAATGACTGCGGGAAGAGCTTCACCATCGCTCACTACCTGAAGGTGCACCGGCGCACGCACACCAAGGAGAAGCTGTACCAGTGCTCGTACTGCCAGAAGTCCTTCTCTTACCACAACTCGTGGAGGGCGCACGAGAGGATTCACACCGGCGAGCGGCCCTTCACCTGCCAGGACTGCGGCCAGAGCTTCATCACGTCTGGCTCGCTGGTCAGCCACCAGCGCTCCAAGCACACTGGCGAGAAGAGCCACTACTGCATCACCTGTGGCGAGTTCTTTTTCACAAGCTCCATGCTGCGTGTTCATCAGCTCGACCACACCGGCGAGCGGCCGCACGTCTGCAGCTGCGGCAAGACCTTCAAGACCCGAGGTGTTCTGCGCTACCACCTAAAGAGGTTCACCGACCACCGGCCCGCTGAGTGA